From Skermanella sp. TT6, a single genomic window includes:
- a CDS encoding LemA family protein, with the protein MALIVGALCVLYIAAIYNRLQHLLHVVQERTANVEVGALRRNTLLEKLADGIGRTPEHHQLMIQLAGVEQDLLARRESCNADIRAYNAYRAQIPQILLSRIAGFRRIDFLVPDRTLSSGHPRTEDGASATVTPIRR; encoded by the coding sequence ATGGCGTTGATCGTAGGGGCGCTTTGTGTGCTTTACATCGCGGCGATCTACAATCGCCTTCAGCACCTGCTGCACGTCGTGCAGGAAAGGACCGCGAACGTGGAGGTCGGGGCGCTCCGACGCAACACTCTGCTGGAGAAGCTGGCCGACGGCATCGGGCGTACGCCGGAGCATCACCAGCTCATGATCCAGCTCGCGGGCGTGGAGCAGGATCTTCTGGCTCGCCGGGAGAGCTGCAATGCCGATATCCGGGCTTACAACGCCTATCGCGCACAGATCCCCCAGATCCTCCTGAGCCGCATCGCCGGTTTCCGCCGGATCGACTTCCTGGTTCCGGACCGCACCCTTTCCTCCGGACATCCGCGCACCGAGGACGGGGCGTCGGCCACCGTCACGCCGATAAGGCGCTAG
- a CDS encoding ferritin-like domain-containing protein has translation MNDVAEFLAYAIKLEEDAAARFSDLAESMKTYGNREVAEFFGKMAHFSRLHLAEARKRAGFHKLPDMKPEDFVWPGDESPEATSMEGSHYLMNAEYALALALDSEERGYAFYQNVATTTKDPEIRMMAEEFAEEEAEHVAELKKWVTRFKAA, from the coding sequence ATGAACGATGTAGCAGAATTTCTCGCCTATGCGATCAAGCTGGAGGAGGATGCCGCGGCGCGGTTCTCCGATCTGGCCGAATCGATGAAGACCTACGGCAACAGGGAGGTGGCCGAGTTTTTCGGCAAGATGGCGCATTTCTCGCGGCTTCACCTGGCCGAAGCCCGCAAACGCGCCGGATTCCACAAACTGCCGGACATGAAGCCGGAGGATTTCGTCTGGCCGGGCGACGAGAGTCCGGAGGCGACCTCCATGGAAGGCTCGCACTACCTGATGAACGCCGAATATGCTCTGGCGCTGGCATTGGACAGCGAGGAGCGCGGATACGCTTTCTACCAGAACGTCGCCACCACCACGAAGGACCCCGAAATCCGCATGATGGCGGAGGAGTTCGCGGAGGAGGAGGCGGAGCATGTCGCCGAGCTGAAGAAGTGGGTGACGCGGTTCAAGGCCGCCTGA
- a CDS encoding universal stress protein: protein MKSILIPVEESELLESVLETALLVARRFGSHMEGLHVRPDFAGIIAATGMGAPYVVEDFRKEDWESIQRSRLEFEQFLNRNDIPLDGGAGTGQPWATFRVEAPPGDDFIGQHARLFDVTVLGQPSRGATPPRMSTLEAALFDGGRAVLVAPPTAPRRLGHNVMIAWNASTETARTVGLARSFLEQAERVFVLSVEGGLVAGPSADEAARYLTRAGIPAQAMHVPQNRGVGETILEHAKALEIDLLIKGAYTQSRLRQMIFGGATSHILAMANMPVLLAH, encoded by the coding sequence ATGAAGAGCATTCTCATTCCGGTCGAGGAAAGCGAACTGCTGGAGTCGGTGCTGGAGACGGCCCTGCTGGTGGCACGTCGCTTCGGCAGCCACATGGAAGGTCTGCATGTCCGTCCCGATTTCGCCGGGATCATCGCGGCCACCGGCATGGGCGCGCCCTACGTCGTCGAGGATTTCAGGAAGGAGGACTGGGAAAGCATCCAGCGCTCCCGGTTGGAATTCGAGCAGTTCCTGAACCGCAACGACATACCGCTGGACGGTGGCGCCGGCACCGGCCAACCCTGGGCGACCTTCCGGGTCGAAGCTCCGCCGGGCGACGACTTCATCGGTCAGCATGCGCGGCTGTTCGACGTGACGGTGCTGGGCCAGCCGTCCCGGGGGGCCACCCCGCCCCGCATGAGCACCCTGGAGGCGGCGCTGTTCGACGGCGGCCGGGCGGTCCTGGTGGCGCCGCCGACGGCCCCGCGCCGCCTCGGCCACAACGTGATGATCGCCTGGAACGCGAGCACGGAGACGGCGCGCACGGTCGGGCTGGCCCGCAGCTTCCTGGAGCAGGCGGAGCGCGTGTTCGTGCTGTCGGTGGAGGGCGGACTGGTCGCCGGTCCCAGCGCCGACGAAGCGGCGCGGTACCTGACGCGCGCCGGCATTCCCGCCCAGGCGATGCACGTTCCGCAGAACCGCGGCGTGGGCGAGACGATCCTGGAGCATGCCAAGGCGCTGGAGATCGATCTCCTCATCAAGGGCGCCTACACCCAGAGCCGCCTGCGCCAGATGATCTTCGGCGGCGCCACCAGCCATATCCTGGCCATGGCCAACATGCCGGTCCTGCTCGCCCACTGA